The Megachile rotundata isolate GNS110a chromosome 3, iyMegRotu1, whole genome shotgun sequence genome includes a window with the following:
- the LOC143264123 gene encoding uncharacterized protein LOC143264123, with the protein MFFSDLSSLSFRLSFSRLFSPFRSPFLSSPSSASSSSSSSSSSSSSSSPSSTSSSSSSSASSSFTRYSCSRFRFSSFLVSVAFLAFSTTPASSATASSTSSSTASSAPSSSSSSSPAASSSLLARSFTPSSSVPVLSSVFRSTKISRTRRSLDDSLYRSVANQSTARPHLEHTRTQRRANLEPRSTDDAFLRASSPPSPPPAPPPSAPRGNARRPVKRARPREYRLSRPRPAGASFFPAFDVRLSVDVPLSATRAAARNSIDLVVTETLLFNVAFVDRAFRNATSPSGTRVSSRRPKRSARACARLSKTKRDERAGFPARATTTETRTRSIPRTYVLSCFPPCRASQFSFSFSSRTCVSFRETWFAAAAPIARYRGSPSRRTHQTPESTNQHQQHRRRRRRRRR; encoded by the coding sequence ATGTTTTTCTCGGACTTATCCTCCTTATCGTTTCGTCTGTCGTTTTCGCGATTATTTTCTCCCTTTCGATCCCCTTTTCTTTCCTCTCCTTCCTccgcctcctcctcctcctcctcctcctcttcttcttcttcctcctcctccccCTCCTCCacttcttcctcctcctcctcctccgctTCCTCTTCTTTCACCCGGTACTCGTGTTCGCGTTTCCGTTTCTCCAGCTTTCTCGTTTCCGTCGCGTTTCTAGCGTTCTCCACCACCCCCGCCTCCTCCGCCACCGCCTCCTCCACCTCTTCCTCCACCGCCTCTTCCGctccctcctcctcctcctcctcctcccccGCCGCCTCCTCCTCGCTTTTGGCGCGCTCCTTCACGCCTTCCTCGTCCGTTCCCGTTCTTAGCTCCGTTTTTCGATCGACCAAAATCTCGCGAACGCGTCGATCGCTCGACGACTCGCTCTACCGATCGGTCGCGAACCAATCAACGGCCAGACCGCATCTGGAACACACACGTACACAGCGACGCGCGAACCTCGAACCACGCAGCACCGACGACGCGTTTCTCCGCGCGTCTTCTCCTCCTTCTCCTCCTCCAGCACCGCCACCTTCCGCTCCTCGTGGCAACGCGCGTCGACCCGTTAAACGCGCGCGCCCTCGAGAATACCGTTTGTCCCGACCGCGTCCAGCCGGAGCATCCTTTTTTCCCGCTTTCGATGTTCGTTTGTCCGTCGACGTCCCTCTTTCGGCGACTCGCGCAGCGGCGCGAAATTCGATCGACCTCGTGGTCACCGAGACTCTTCTGTTCAACGTCGCGTTCGTGGATCGCGCGTTCCGGAACGCGACATCTCCTTCGGGAACTCGCGTGTCGTCCCGACGACCGAAACGGAGTGCGCGCGCGTGCGCGCGACTTTCGAAAACGAAGCGGGACGAGCGTGCGGGATTTCCCGCGCGCGCCACCACCACCGAAACTCGAACACGATCTATCCCGCGAACGTACGTCCTCTCTTGTTTCCCTCCCTGTCGCGCGTCTCAGTTTTCCTTCTCGTTCTCGTCGCGGACTTGCGTGTCCTTCCGAGAAACGTGGTTCGCCGCAGCGGCACCGATCGCGCGGTATCGGGGATCACCGTCGCGTCGGACACACCAAACACCAGAAAGCACCAATCAACACCAGCAGCACCGACGacgccgacgacgacgacgacgatag